From a region of the Archocentrus centrarchus isolate MPI-CPG fArcCen1 chromosome 18, fArcCen1, whole genome shotgun sequence genome:
- the LOC115797132 gene encoding tripartite motif-containing protein 16-like: MAQKGFQMDSYKFSCSICLDLLKDPVTIPCGHSYCMDCIKTHFDKEDSKEVHSCPQCQKAFTPRPVLMKSTMLADFLEELKKTGLQAAPTGLQAAPADHCYAGPEDVACDVCTGRKLKAIKSCLDCPASYCEKHLQPHYDAAPLKNHKLVAPSKKLQENICSRHDEVMKIFCRTDQQSICYLCATDEHKGHETVPAAAERTEKQKELEVRRLNIQQRIQDREKDVKLLQQEVEAINGSADKAVEDSEKILTELIRLIQKRSSDVKQQVRSQQETEVSRVKELQEKLEQEIAELKRKDAELEQLSHTEDHNQFLHNYPSLSALSESTHSSSINIGPLRYFEDVTAAVSETRDKLQDILREEWTNILVRVAEVDVLLPPPEPKTRAGFLKYSHEITLDPNTANRKLLLSEGNRKAILMKQKQSYSDHPDRFTFYNQVLSRESLTGRCYWEVEWRGGGLCVSVAYKSIGRAWYSDECVFGGNDKSWSLRCDTNSYTYYFKNLPNPVSGPRSSRVGVYLDHSAGILSFYSVSETMTLLHRVQTTFTQPLYAGLLLFECGDSAELVKLK; encoded by the coding sequence ATGGCACAGAAAGGATTTCAGATGGATTCATATAAATTCTCTTGTTCCATTtgtttggatctactgaaggatccggtgactattccctgtggacacagctactgcatggactgtattaaaacacatttcGATAAAGAAGACAGCAAGGAAGtccacagctgccctcagtgtcagaaagcttttaCACCGAGGCCTGTCCTGATGAAGAGCACCATGTTAGCAGACTTTTTGgaagagctgaagaagactggactccaagctgctccgactggactccaagctgctccagctgatcactgctatgctggacctgaagatgtggcctgtgatgtctgcactgggaggaagctgaaagccATCAAGTCCTGTTTAGATTGCCCGGCCTCTTACTGTGAGAAACATCTCCAACCTCACTATGATGCAGCTCCATTGAAGAACCACAAGCTGGTGGCCCCCTCcaagaagctccaggagaacatctgctctcgtcatgatgaggtgatgaagattttctgtcgtactgatcagcagagtatctgttatctctgcGCAACGGATGAACATAAAGGCCATGAAACagtcccagctgcagcagaaaggactgagaagcagaaggagctcgaggtgagacgactaaacatccagcagagaatccaggaccgagagaaagatgtgaagctgcttcaacaggaggtggaggccatcaatGGCTCTGCTGATAAAGCAGTGGAGGACAGTGAGAAGATTTTGACTGAGCTGATCCGtctgatccagaaaagaagctctgatgtgaagcagcaggtcagatcccagcaggaaactgaagtgagtcgagtcaaagagcttcaggagaagctggagcaggagatcgctgagctgaagaggaaagacgccgagctggagcagctctcacacacagaggatcacaaccagtttctacacaactacccctcactgtcagcactcagtgagtctacacactcatccagcatcaatattggtcctctgaggtactttgaggatgtgacagcagctgtgtcagagaccagagataaactacaggacatcctgagagaggaatggaCAAACATCTTAGTGAGAGTTGCTGAAGTGGATGTTTTGCTGCCACCACCAGAGCCAAAGACCAGAGCtggattcttaaaatattcacatgaaatcacactggatccaaacacagcaaacagaaaGCTGTTATTATCTGAGGGGAACAGAAAAGCAATactaatgaaacaaaaacagtcttattctgatcatccagacagattcactTTCTATAATCAGGTCTTGAgtagagagagtctgactggacgttgttactgggaggtggagtggagaggggGAGGACTTTGTGTTTCAGTCGCATACAAGAGTATTGGTAGAGCATGGTACTCCGATGAATGTGTCTTTGGGGGAAATGACAAATCTTGGTCATTACGTTGTGATACAAACAGTTATACATATTACTTCAAGAATCTCCCAAATCCTGTCTCAGGTCCTCGGTcctccagagtaggagtgtacctggatcacagcgcaggtattctgtctttctacagtgtctctgaaaccatgactctcctccacagagtccagaccacattcactcagccgctCTATGCTGGACTTCTGCTTTTTGAATGTGGAGACTCTGCAGAGTTGGTTAAACTGAAATAG